A window from Enterocloster bolteae encodes these proteins:
- a CDS encoding ABC transporter permease — MRYAGEKKLNIWVAMALGILALFLLFVVYPLVLVLYKSVLSEDGNLSFAYFTKFFARKYYWSTLVNSFKVTIVSTVVAAVLGLAMAYVLRSVQIKGSKYLNILIVISYLSPPFIGAYAWIQLLGRNGFFTKILNSLFHIKLGGIYGFAGIVLVFSLQSFPLVYMYISGALKNLDNSLNEAAESLGCTAFQRVMQIIVPLVMPTMLASSLLVFMRVFSDFGTPMLIGEGYKTFPVLIYSQFMGEVSTDDHFAAALCVIVIGITLVLFFLQRYLGSRFTYSMTALKPMVAEKCTGTRNILSHLFVYAVVLIAILPQITVIVTSFLATGGGTVYTGGFSLENYRNTLFSKNNNTAIFNTYLFGICAIAIVVVFGILISYLTVRKRSFLTGILDTVTMFPYIIPGSVLGISFLYAFNSKPLLLSGTAIIIIISLSIRRMPYTIRSSTAIIGQISPSVEEAAISLGCTETKSFVKVTVPMMMSGVLSGAIMSWITLISELSSSIILYTSKTQTLTVAIYAEVIRSNFGNAAAYSTILTLTSILSLLVFFKVTGSNDISI, encoded by the coding sequence ATGAGATATGCAGGAGAGAAAAAATTAAATATATGGGTTGCAATGGCACTGGGAATCCTGGCCCTGTTCCTTCTCTTCGTGGTCTACCCCCTGGTGCTGGTGCTCTATAAAAGCGTTCTTTCTGAGGACGGAAACTTAAGCTTTGCCTATTTTACTAAATTCTTCGCAAGAAAATACTACTGGAGCACCCTGGTAAACAGCTTTAAGGTCACCATTGTATCCACCGTGGTGGCTGCCGTTCTGGGGCTGGCCATGGCCTACGTGCTGCGGAGCGTACAGATCAAAGGAAGTAAATACCTGAACATCCTGATTGTCATTTCCTACCTGTCCCCGCCTTTCATAGGGGCCTATGCATGGATTCAGCTGTTGGGGCGCAACGGCTTCTTCACCAAGATACTCAACAGCCTCTTTCACATAAAGCTGGGCGGCATCTATGGGTTTGCGGGCATTGTACTGGTATTCTCCCTCCAGTCCTTCCCCCTGGTGTACATGTACATATCCGGCGCCCTGAAAAACCTGGACAATTCCCTGAACGAGGCAGCCGAAAGCCTTGGCTGCACCGCATTCCAGAGAGTGATGCAGATCATCGTCCCCCTGGTAATGCCCACCATGCTGGCCAGCTCCCTGCTGGTGTTCATGCGCGTGTTCTCTGACTTTGGTACTCCCATGCTCATCGGCGAGGGCTATAAGACCTTTCCGGTGCTGATTTACAGCCAGTTCATGGGGGAGGTCAGCACGGACGACCATTTTGCCGCCGCGCTCTGCGTCATTGTCATCGGCATAACCCTGGTTCTCTTCTTCCTCCAGCGCTATCTGGGCAGCCGATTCACCTACTCCATGACCGCCTTAAAGCCCATGGTGGCGGAAAAATGCACCGGCACACGCAACATCCTGTCCCATCTGTTTGTGTACGCAGTGGTGCTCATCGCCATCCTGCCCCAGATTACAGTCATCGTCACCTCCTTCCTGGCAACAGGCGGAGGAACCGTATACACAGGAGGCTTTTCCCTGGAAAACTACAGGAACACCCTGTTCTCCAAGAACAATAACACAGCTATTTTCAACACCTACCTGTTCGGAATATGCGCCATTGCCATTGTGGTGGTGTTCGGTATCCTCATATCCTACCTGACAGTCAGGAAGAGGTCCTTCCTCACCGGCATCCTGGACACGGTGACCATGTTCCCCTACATCATCCCCGGCTCTGTCCTGGGCATTTCCTTCCTGTATGCCTTTAACAGCAAACCCCTGCTGCTCAGCGGCACTGCCATTATTATCATCATATCCCTGTCCATACGGCGGATGCCCTATACCATCCGCTCCAGCACCGCAATCATCGGTCAGATCAGTCCCAGCGTGGAGGAAGCCGCCATCAGTCTGGGGTGCACCGAGACGAAATCCTTTGTGAAGGTCACGGTACCCATGATGATGTCCGGGGTGCTCTCCGGGGCCATTATGAGCTGGATCACCTTAATCAGCGAGCTCAGTTCCTCCATCATCCTTTATACCAGCAAGACCCAGACCCTGACCGTAGCCATCTACGCCGAGGTCATCCGCAGCAACTTCGGCAATGCCGCGGCCTACTCCACCATCCTGACCCTGACAAGCATCCTGTCCCTGCTGGTGTTTTTCAAGGTCACAGGCAGCAACGACATCAGCATTTAG